In Pocillopora verrucosa isolate sample1 chromosome 13, ASM3666991v2, whole genome shotgun sequence, one genomic interval encodes:
- the LOC131768407 gene encoding tetratricopeptide repeat protein 28-like, translating to MDSIEEAISAIFIGIVVAQFLRKTGRVLQAIEVYKECLIILHSQAQAIDSSLANLIFRVIYLAIICAYDYIKDYTSTEKYLRELLLYLDSNDTAEKGWLHLKLAEILQVQGKLMEAREYQEKALAFTIEIGDRKGEATSYGNLGTLFRSLGQYDKAREYQEKALAIRIEIGDRKGEATSYGNLGTLFQSLGQYDKAREYQEKALAIRIEIGDRDGEATSYGNLGTCFQSLGQYDKAREYQEKALAIKIEIGDRDGEATSYGNLGTLFRSLGQYDKAREYQEKALAIRIEIGDRDGEAKSYGNLGTLFRSLGQYDKAREYQEKALAIKIEIGDRDGEARSYGNLGTCFQSLGQYDKAREYQEKALGIRIEIGDRDGEATSYGNLGTCFQSLGQYDKAREYQEKALGIRIEIGDRDGEATSYGNQGTLFQSLGQYDKAREYQEKALGIRIEIGDRDGEATSYGNLGTLFQSLGQYDKAREYQEKALAIKIEIGDRDGEATSYGNLGTLFRSLGQYDKAREYQEKALGIRIEIGDRDGEATSYGNQGTLFQSLGQYDKAREYQEKALGIRIEIGDRDGEATSYGNLGTLFQSLGQYDKAREYQEKALAITIEIGDRYGEATSYGNLGTLFQSLGQYDKAREYQEKALAIKIEIGDRDGEATSYGNLGTALAIRIEIGDRDGEARSYGNLGTYFQSLGQYDKAREYQEKALAIKIEIGDRDGEATSYGNLGTLFQSLGQYDKALEYQEKALAIKKEIGDRDGEATIYRILTSTFLLLGLYAKADDYLKKAMKVRKGIDDRIGEAVDYIHLGSISLKCGEYDKVQEYCEKALTICMDIGDREKIVASYQMLGLCYQSLGKKDIAEEYVKQALLLSRDIGNILNEFCCLCHLSVLVMSKGHLEEASSYLFQVIQKFETLRGFLKENDELQICLLEEYGTFPYKLLSGLLSSIGEPEGALYVEELRRARGLADLMTARYSVQEQISSDPQSWCGIQGIIRKEADCACLYISVGGDEVRFWIIKATGAILFSEKKVNLDPNKVTGIVPEVDEFFKELMSLHYDTEDFKTSLDLCYKIIIAPVASLLNQPEIIIVPDSCVYQVPFAALADEGGKYLSETCRIRLVPSLTTLKLVQDSPPDYHSQTGALVVGDPVVETVIYKGRCRKMIPLPCARKEAEMIGTLLGVRPLIGESATKHSVLQAINSVSLIHIAAHGDPERGEITLSPRHPTLLPPFPREEDYLLTMADISKTQLRAKLVVLSCCHSARGQIRTEGVIGIARAFLGSGARSVLVARWRLDDIATEQFMTCFYKHLFRGESASESLHKARKWMRNNGFDKVSQWAPFMIMGDNVTFDFGNWPVPNAP from the exons ATGGACAGCATAGAAGAAGCTATATCAGCTATCTTCATAGGTATAGTGGTCGCCCAGTTCCTTCGCAAAACTGGTCGCGTGTTGCAAGCCATCGAGGTAtacaaggaatgtttgattATATTACACAGTCAGGCGCAGGCTATCGATAGTTCATTGGCAAACTTAATATTCCGTGTCATCTACTTGGCAATAATCTGTGCTTACGATTATATAAAGGATTACACAAGTACAGAAAAATACCTCAGGGAACTCCTCCTATACCTGGATTCGAATGACACAGCTGAAAAAGGATGGCTACATTTAAAACTGGCAGAAATACTTCAGGTACAAGGCAAATTAATGGAG gcccgagaatatcaagagaaagcactcgctttcacaatagaaattggcgacagaaaaggagaagcaacaagctacggaaacctaggaactttgttccgatcactcggccaatatgacaaggcccgagaatatcaagagaaagcactcgctatcagaatagaaattggtgacagaaaaggagaagcaacaagctacggaaacctaggaactttgttccaatcactcggtcaatatgacaaggcccgagaatatcaagagaaagcactcgctatcagaatagaaattggtgacagggatggagaagcaacaagctacggaaacctaggaacttgcttccaatcactcggtcaatatgacaaggcccgagaatatcaagagaaagcactcgctatcaaaatagaaattggtgacagagatggagaagcaacaagctacggaaacctaggaactttgttccgatcactcggtcaatatgacaaggcccgagaatatcaagagaaagcactcgctatcagaatagaaattggtgacagggatggagaagcaaaaagctacggaaacctaggaactttgttccgatcactcggtcaatatgacaaggcccgagaatatcaagagaaagcactcgctatcaaaatagaaattggtgacagggatggagaagcaagaagctacggaaacctaggaacttgcttccaatcactcggtcaatatgacaaggcccgagaatatcaagagaaagcactcggtatcagaatagaaattggtgacagggatggagaagcaacaagctacggaaacctaggaacttgcttccaatcactcggtcaatatgacaaggcccgagaatatcaagagaaagcactcggtatcagaatagaaattggtgacagagatggagaagcaacaagctacggaaaccaaggaactttgttccaatcactcggtcaatatgacaaggcccgagaatatcaagagaaagcactcggtatcagaatagaaattggtgacagggatggagaagcaacaagctacggaaacctaggaactttgttccaatcactcggtcaatatgacaaggcccgagaatatcaagagaaagcactcgctatcaaaatagaaattggtgacagagatggagaagcaacaagctacggaaacctaggaactttgttccgatcactcggtcaatatgacaaggcccgagaatatcaagagaaagcactcggtatcagaatagaaattggtgacagagatggagaagcaacaagctacggaaaccaaggaactttgttccaatcactcggtcaatatgacaaggcccgagaatatcaagagaaagcactcggtatcagaatagaaattggtgacagggatggagaagcaacaagctacggaaacctaggaactttgttccaatcactcggtcaatatgacaaggcccgagaatatcaagagaaagcactcgctatcacaatagaaattggtgacaggtatggagaagcaacaagctacggaaacctaggaactttgttccaatcactcggtcaatatgacaaggcccgagaatatcaagagaaagcactcgctatcaaaatagaaattggtgacagagatggagaagcaacaagctacggaaacctaggaact gcactcgctatcagaatagaaattggtgacagggatggagaagcaagaagctacggaaacctaggaacttacttccaatcactcggtcaatatgacaaggcccgagaatatcaagagaaagcactcgctatcaaaatagaaattggtgacagagatggagaagcaacaagctacggaaacctaggaactttgttccaatcactcggtcaatatgacaaggccctagaatatcaagagaaagcactcgctatcaaaaaagaaattggtgatagggatggagaagcaacaatctATAGAATCCTTACATCAACGTTTCTCTTACTCGGCTTGTATGCAAAGGCTGACGACTATCTAAAGAAGGCAATGAAAGTTAGAAAGGGTATCGATGATAGAATTGGAGAAGCAGTAGACTACATACACCTTGGTTCAATTTCTCTTAAGTgtggtgaatatgacaaggttcaagaatattgcgagaaagcCCTTACAATTTGTATGGACATCGGTGATAGAGAAAAAATAGTAGCCAGCTACCAAATGTTAGGATTGTGTTACCAATCTCTTGGTAAAAAGGACATAGCCGAAGAATACGTTAAGCAAGCTCTACTATTAAGTAGGGATATTGGAAACATTTTGAACGAGTTTTGCTGCCTTTGTCATCTATCGGTGTTAGTGATGTCAAAAGGTCATCTTGAGGAAGCTTCTTCGTATCTTTTTCAAGTCATTCAAAAGTTCGAAactttgagaggttttcttaaagaaaacgatgagTTGCAAATATGTCTTTTAGAAGAGTACGGCACCTTTCCCTACAAGTTATTAAGTGGGTTGCTTTCTTCCATTGGAGAGCCCGAAGGCGCCCTTTACGTCGAGGAGCTGAGAAGGGCAAGAGGCCTGGCCGACTTGATGACAGCTCGGTACTCTGTTCAAGAGCAGATCTCAAGCGATCCACAGTCTTGGTGTGGCATTCAAGGGATCATCAGAAAAGAAGCAGACTGTGCATGCCTGTACATTTCGGTTGGTGGAGATGAGGTGCGGTTTTGGATAATAAAAGCAACGGGAgctattcttttttcagaaaagaaagtgaacctGGACCCCAACAAGGTGACCGGAATAGTCCCTGAGGtagatgaattttttaaagaactgaTGTCACTTCACTATGACaccgaagatttcaaaacaagtcttgaCTTGTGTTACAAGATTATCATCGCTCCTGTGGCCAGTTTACTTAATCAGCCCGAGATCATAATTGTCCCTGATTCCTGTGtgtaccaagtgccatttgcagccttggctgacgaaggaggcaagtatttatcagagacatgcaGGATTCGGTTGGTTCCCTCTCTTACGACTCTAAAGCTTGTTCAAGACAGTCCtccagactatcacagtcagacCGGGGCACTGGTAGTGGGTGACCCTGTGGTTGAAACGGTGATTTACAAGGGAAGGTGCAGAAAGATGATACCATTGccgtgtgcaagaaaggaagcagagatgattggaacaCTTCTTGGCGTAAGGCCTTTGATAGGAGAGTCCGCTACAAAGCATTCTGTACTCCAAGCGATaaattcagtgagcctgatacacatTGCTGCGCATGGAGATCCCGAAAGAGGGGAGATTACTCTTTCTCCTAGGCACCCTACCCTACTCCCACCTTTTCCTCGagaagaagattatcttttgacgatggcagatatttcaaaaactcagttgcgagctaaactagtggtgcttagttgttgtcacagtgctcgtggacaGATTAGAACCGAGGGAGTTATTGGAATTGCCCGAGCGTTCTTGGGATCCGGAGCTCGTTCAGTGTTAGTGGCGCGATGGAGGCTGGATGACATAGCCACAGAGCagttcatgacttgtttctacaaacatttgttccgcggtgaaagcgccagtgaatctcttcacaaggccaggaagtggatgagaaataacggctttgacaaagtttctcaatgggcgccatttatgatcatgggcgacaacgtgacatttgattttggaaattggccggTGCCTAACGCACCTTAA